The window TCTCTCACCAGGTTTAACGAGGAGTACATCCCCGGGCTCGATCTCTTCAGCGGCGATTGTCCTGTATTTGCCATCAACAATCAGGGTGGCATTTTCTGGAGTCAGCTCAAGGAGTTGACGAATCGCATCGGAAGTGTGCGACTTGGATCTGTTTTCAAGATATTTACCTAAAGATACCAGAGTCAGTAAAATACCAGCTGATTCAAAATAGAGATCCATCGCCCGGGCCACGGCATCTATGCCCAGGCAAATCTCTATAAAATTCCAGATTGAATATATTAGAGCTGCACCGGTGCCAACTGCGATAAGCGAATCCATATTCGGCACTTTACGTAAAAGAGCGGGAATACCTGTGAAATAGAAATTCCTGCCCAGCCAAACGATTGGCATAACCAGCAGCAGCTGAATAAGTGCGAAATTTACAGGTGATACCTGGGGAGCAATGATGGACGGCAGCCGCAACCCGACCATTTCTCCCATGGAGATACAGAGTAAAGGAATTGCAAAAGCGAACATCATAATCAGCCGTCTTTTCATTTGGCTGAGTTGAGTTATCATCTCTTTGCGCTTTGTCTCATCAGACAATGAACCTGAGCTAACGATTTCAGCAGAAAAGCCTAATTTCTCAATAGTTTCCCGGATTGAGCGCACCTTAACCTTATTGCGATCCAATTCAAGCTTTGCCGTTTCTGTTGCGAGATTTACGGCAATTGACGTTACACCTGGGATTTGGCCCACAACTTTTTCAATTCTGCTTGAGCAAGCTGCGCAGTGCATGCCACCAATCTGCAGCAGGAGATCATCAGCTTTTTCCGAAGAAGGATCAGCCAATTCAAACCCAAGGGAAGCCACCCGCTCCTTCACATCATCGAACGCAAGTTCACTTTCATTCCAGCGCAGATCCAGTGTCTCTTCTGCGAGGTTTACTACAGCGCTATCAACTCCAGGCAAGCCACCGACTACACGCTCTATTCGACTTGAGCATGCCGCACAATGCATTCCCTGCACCGGCACCTTGATATGTCTCAACTGCATGCCTGAACTCATCTCACTCATAAACCCACCTGAATAACTATTCTCTTGATTTCTAAATTTCCAATCATTATGCTTCCCTTACCATCCTACATTGTAGGAATTAAAACATAATTCAATTTATCGAGGTGAACAATGTCTACCGTTAAAATTAAGGGAATGAGTTGTAACCACTGCGTCAACTCTGTTCGTGAAGCTCTGGCTAAAATTCCTGATATCAAGGATATAACCATTGACCTTGAAGCAGGCGAAGC of the Desulfosediminicola ganghwensis genome contains:
- a CDS encoding heavy-metal-associated domain-containing protein, which encodes MSTVKIKGMSCNHCVNSVREALAKIPDIKDITIDLEAGEAQYAGEVDPESVKQAIAAIGFEVVE